A section of the Salmo trutta chromosome 4, fSalTru1.1, whole genome shotgun sequence genome encodes:
- the rpl4 gene encoding large ribosomal subunit protein uL4 isoform X2, protein MACARPLISIYSEKGESSGKNVVMPAVFKAPIRPDIVNFVHTNMRKNSRQPYAVSGLAGHQTSAESWGTGRAVARIPRVRGGGTHRSGQGAFGNMCRGGRMFAPTKTWRRWHRRINTTQKRYAICSALAASALPALVMSKGHRIEEIPEVPLVVDDKVEGYKKTKEAVLLLKKLKAWNDIKKVYASQRMRAGKGKMRNRRRIQRKGPCIIYNQDQGVTKAFRNIPGITLQNVNKLNLLRLAPGGHVGRFCIWTESAFRKLDQLYGTWRKSATLKVDYNLPMHKMTNTDLSRILKSEEIQKALRAPNKKIRRRVLKKNPLKNLRIMMKLNPYAKTARRQAILLHDPAIKAKMLKPKKPGKKPAPAKAAPTKAAPVKA, encoded by the exons atG GCTTGTGCCCGGCCTTTAATCTCGATCTACTCCGAGAAAGGAGAAAGCTCAGGCAAAAATGTTGTCATGCCCGCGGTGTTCAAGGCTCCCATCCGCCCCGACATTGTGAACTTCGTGCACACCAACATGCGCAAGAACAGTCGTCAGCCCTATGCCGTCAGCGGACTGGCAG GTCACCAGACCAGTGCTGAGTCCTGGGGTACAGGCAGAGCTGTGGCCCGTATCCCCCGTGTGAGGGGAGGTGGTACCCACCGATCCGGCCAGGGAGCTTTCGGCAAT ATGTGTCGTGGAGGTCGTATGTTCGCCCCCACCAAGACCTGGCGCCGCTGGCACCGTAGGATCAACACCACCCAGAAGCGTTACGCCATCTGCTCCGCCCTGGCCGCCTCCGCCCTGCCTGCTCTTGTCATGTCCAAAG gacACCGGATTGAGGAGATCCCAGAGGTTCCCCTGGTGGTTGACGATAAAGTGGAAGGTTACAAGAAGACAAAGGAGGCTGTGCTGCTGTTGAAGAAACTCAAGGCCTGGAACGACATCAAGAAG GTGTACGCGTCACAGCGCATGCGAGCTGGTAAAGGTAAGATGAGGAATCGCAGGCGTATCCAACGCAAAGGACCGTGCATCATCTACAACCAAGACCAAGGTGTCACCAAGGCCTTCAGAAACATCCCTG GTATCACCCTGCAGAACGTGAACAAGCTGAATCTGCTGAGGCTCGCCCCCGGCGGTCACGTTGGTCGTTTCTGTATCTGGACCGAGTCCGCCTTCCGCAAGCTGGACCAGCTCTACGGAACCTGGCGCAAGTCTGCCACTCTCAAGGTGGACTACAA TCTGCCCATGCACAAGATGACCAACACAGATCTGAGCAGGATTCTGAAGAGTGAAGAGATCCAGAAAGCACTTCGTGCACCAAA CAAGAAGATCAGGCGCAGAGTCCTGAAGAAGAACCCTCTGAAGAACCTGAGGATAATGATGAAGCTGAACCCCTACGCCAAGACAGCCAGACGTCAAGCCATCCTGCTGCATGACCCGGCT ATCAAGGCCAAGATGTTGAAGCCCAAGAAGCCAGGCAAGAAGCCAG CCCCCGCCAAGGCAGCCCCCACCAAGGCAGCCCCCGTCAAGGCATAA
- the rpl4 gene encoding large ribosomal subunit protein uL4 isoform X3, translating to MACARPLISIYSEKGESSGKNVVMPAVFKAPIRPDIVNFVHTNMRKNSRQPYAVSGLAGHQTSAESWGTGRAVARIPRVRGGGTHRSGQGAFGNMCRGGRMFAPTKTWRRWHRRINTTQKRYAICSALAASALPALVMSKGHRIEEIPEVPLVVDDKVEGYKKTKEAVLLLKKLKAWNDIKKVYASQRMRAGKGKMRNRRRIQRKGPCIIYNQDQGVTKAFRNIPGITLQNVNKLNLLRLAPGGHVGRFCIWTESAFRKLDQLYGTWRKSATLKVDYNLPMHKMTNTDLSRILKSEEIQKALRAPNKKIRRRVLKKNPLKNLRIMMKLNPYAKTARRQAILLHDPAIKAKMLKPKKPGKKPGKEPAPAKAAPVKA from the exons atG GCTTGTGCCCGGCCTTTAATCTCGATCTACTCCGAGAAAGGAGAAAGCTCAGGCAAAAATGTTGTCATGCCCGCGGTGTTCAAGGCTCCCATCCGCCCCGACATTGTGAACTTCGTGCACACCAACATGCGCAAGAACAGTCGTCAGCCCTATGCCGTCAGCGGACTGGCAG GTCACCAGACCAGTGCTGAGTCCTGGGGTACAGGCAGAGCTGTGGCCCGTATCCCCCGTGTGAGGGGAGGTGGTACCCACCGATCCGGCCAGGGAGCTTTCGGCAAT ATGTGTCGTGGAGGTCGTATGTTCGCCCCCACCAAGACCTGGCGCCGCTGGCACCGTAGGATCAACACCACCCAGAAGCGTTACGCCATCTGCTCCGCCCTGGCCGCCTCCGCCCTGCCTGCTCTTGTCATGTCCAAAG gacACCGGATTGAGGAGATCCCAGAGGTTCCCCTGGTGGTTGACGATAAAGTGGAAGGTTACAAGAAGACAAAGGAGGCTGTGCTGCTGTTGAAGAAACTCAAGGCCTGGAACGACATCAAGAAG GTGTACGCGTCACAGCGCATGCGAGCTGGTAAAGGTAAGATGAGGAATCGCAGGCGTATCCAACGCAAAGGACCGTGCATCATCTACAACCAAGACCAAGGTGTCACCAAGGCCTTCAGAAACATCCCTG GTATCACCCTGCAGAACGTGAACAAGCTGAATCTGCTGAGGCTCGCCCCCGGCGGTCACGTTGGTCGTTTCTGTATCTGGACCGAGTCCGCCTTCCGCAAGCTGGACCAGCTCTACGGAACCTGGCGCAAGTCTGCCACTCTCAAGGTGGACTACAA TCTGCCCATGCACAAGATGACCAACACAGATCTGAGCAGGATTCTGAAGAGTGAAGAGATCCAGAAAGCACTTCGTGCACCAAA CAAGAAGATCAGGCGCAGAGTCCTGAAGAAGAACCCTCTGAAGAACCTGAGGATAATGATGAAGCTGAACCCCTACGCCAAGACAGCCAGACGTCAAGCCATCCTGCTGCATGACCCGGCT ATCAAGGCCAAGATGTTGAAGCCCAAGAAGCCAGGCAAGAAGCCAGGCAAGGAGCCAGCCCCCGCCAAG GCAGCCCCCGTCAAGGCATAA
- the LOC115193088 gene encoding uncharacterized protein LOC115193088 — protein MTRSAALRTICRSAALRTICRSAVLIRTICRSAALKTICRSAVLIRTICRSAALRTICRSAVLIRTICRSAVLIKTICRSAVLIRTICRSDALRTICRSAALRTICRSAVLIRTICRSAVLIKTICRSAALRTICRSAALRTICRSAVLIKTICRSAVLIRTICRSDALRTICRSAVLIRTICRSAVLIRTICRSAALRTICRSAVLIRTICRSDALRTICRSAALRTICRSAVLIRTICRSDALRTICRSDALRTICRSAALRTICKSAVLIRTICRSDALRTICRSAVLIRTICRSAVLIRTICRSAVLIRTICRSAVLIKTICRSAALRTICRSAVLIRTICRYWKLSEQSLPPITEYYC, from the exons ATGACTAG GTCTGCTGCTTTAAGGACAATATGTAG GTCTGCTGCTTTAAGGACAATATGTAGGTCTGCTGTTTTAATAAGGACAATATGTAGGTCTGCTGCTTTAAAGACAATATGTAG GTCTGCTGTTTTAATAAGGACAATATGTAGGTCTGCTGCTTTAAGGACAATATGTAGGTCTGCTGTTTTAATAAGGACAATATGTAGGTCTGCTGTTTTAATAAAGACAATATGTAGATCTGCTGTTTTAATAAGGACAATATGTAGATCTGATGCTTTAAGGACAATATGTAG GTCTGCTGCTTTAAGGACAATATGTAGGTCTGCTGTTTTAATAAGGACAATATGTAGGTCTGCTGTTTTAATAAAGACAATATGTAGATCTGCTGCTTTAAGGACAATATGTAGGTCTGCTGCTTTAAGGACAATATGTAGATCTGCTGTTTTAATAAAGACAATATGTAGATCTGCTGTTTTAATAAGGACAATATGTAGATCTGATGCTTTAAGGACAATATGTAGGTCTGCTGTTTTAATAAGGACAATATGTAGGTCTGCTGTTTTAATAAGGACAATATGTAGGTCTGCTGCTTTAAGGACAATATGTAGATCTGCTGTTTTAATAAGGACAATATGTAGATCTGATGCTTTAAGGACAATATGTAGGTCTGCTGCTTTAAGGACAATATGTAGGTCTGCTGTTTTAATAAGGACAATATGTAGATCTGATGCTTTAAGGACAATATGTAGATCTGATGCTTTAAGGACAATATGTAGGTCTGCTGCTTTAAGGACAATATGTAAATCTGCTGTTTTAATAAGGACAATATGTAGATCTGATGCTTTAAGGACAATATGTAGGTCTGCTGTTTTAATAAGGACAATATGTAGGTCTGCTGTTTTAATAAGGACAATATGTAGGTCTGCTGTTTTAATAAGGACAATATGTAGGTCTGCTGTTTTAATAAAGACAATATGTAGATCTGCTGCTTTAAGGACAATATGTAGGTCTGCTGTTTTAATAAGGACAATATGTAGGTATTGGAAACTGTCTGAGCAATCACTGCCCCCCATAACAGAATATTATTGCTAA
- the rpl4 gene encoding large ribosomal subunit protein uL4 isoform X1 yields MACARPLISIYSEKGESSGKNVVMPAVFKAPIRPDIVNFVHTNMRKNSRQPYAVSGLAGHQTSAESWGTGRAVARIPRVRGGGTHRSGQGAFGNMCRGGRMFAPTKTWRRWHRRINTTQKRYAICSALAASALPALVMSKGHRIEEIPEVPLVVDDKVEGYKKTKEAVLLLKKLKAWNDIKKVYASQRMRAGKGKMRNRRRIQRKGPCIIYNQDQGVTKAFRNIPGITLQNVNKLNLLRLAPGGHVGRFCIWTESAFRKLDQLYGTWRKSATLKVDYNLPMHKMTNTDLSRILKSEEIQKALRAPNKKIRRRVLKKNPLKNLRIMMKLNPYAKTARRQAILLHDPAIKAKMLKPKKPGKKPGKEPAPAKVAPAKVAPAKAAPTKAAPVKA; encoded by the exons atG GCTTGTGCCCGGCCTTTAATCTCGATCTACTCCGAGAAAGGAGAAAGCTCAGGCAAAAATGTTGTCATGCCCGCGGTGTTCAAGGCTCCCATCCGCCCCGACATTGTGAACTTCGTGCACACCAACATGCGCAAGAACAGTCGTCAGCCCTATGCCGTCAGCGGACTGGCAG GTCACCAGACCAGTGCTGAGTCCTGGGGTACAGGCAGAGCTGTGGCCCGTATCCCCCGTGTGAGGGGAGGTGGTACCCACCGATCCGGCCAGGGAGCTTTCGGCAAT ATGTGTCGTGGAGGTCGTATGTTCGCCCCCACCAAGACCTGGCGCCGCTGGCACCGTAGGATCAACACCACCCAGAAGCGTTACGCCATCTGCTCCGCCCTGGCCGCCTCCGCCCTGCCTGCTCTTGTCATGTCCAAAG gacACCGGATTGAGGAGATCCCAGAGGTTCCCCTGGTGGTTGACGATAAAGTGGAAGGTTACAAGAAGACAAAGGAGGCTGTGCTGCTGTTGAAGAAACTCAAGGCCTGGAACGACATCAAGAAG GTGTACGCGTCACAGCGCATGCGAGCTGGTAAAGGTAAGATGAGGAATCGCAGGCGTATCCAACGCAAAGGACCGTGCATCATCTACAACCAAGACCAAGGTGTCACCAAGGCCTTCAGAAACATCCCTG GTATCACCCTGCAGAACGTGAACAAGCTGAATCTGCTGAGGCTCGCCCCCGGCGGTCACGTTGGTCGTTTCTGTATCTGGACCGAGTCCGCCTTCCGCAAGCTGGACCAGCTCTACGGAACCTGGCGCAAGTCTGCCACTCTCAAGGTGGACTACAA TCTGCCCATGCACAAGATGACCAACACAGATCTGAGCAGGATTCTGAAGAGTGAAGAGATCCAGAAAGCACTTCGTGCACCAAA CAAGAAGATCAGGCGCAGAGTCCTGAAGAAGAACCCTCTGAAGAACCTGAGGATAATGATGAAGCTGAACCCCTACGCCAAGACAGCCAGACGTCAAGCCATCCTGCTGCATGACCCGGCT ATCAAGGCCAAGATGTTGAAGCCCAAGAAGCCAGGCAAGAAGCCAGGCAAGGAGCCAGCCCCCGCCAAGGTAGCCCCCGCCAAGGTAGCCCCCGCCAAGGCAGCCCCCACCAAGGCAGCCCCCGTCAAGGCATAA